One region of Chloroflexota bacterium genomic DNA includes:
- a CDS encoding AbrB/MazE/SpoVT family DNA-binding domain-containing protein, whose protein sequence is MATHAYDYERQPAEQVVVGLTTKSDKIRALFRAGYSRSEIARSLGIRYQHVRNVLVQSGYMETQLSRPLPDEDAAAAASAPEQVLATIGAGGRVVIPAAYRASLGIKDGDAVILRLEGEELRLVSYDTETRLIREMIARYVPEGVSLVDELIKERRREAAAEESM, encoded by the coding sequence ATGGCGACGCACGCCTACGACTACGAACGGCAGCCTGCGGAGCAGGTCGTTGTCGGCCTGACGACCAAGTCCGACAAGATCCGCGCGCTGTTTCGCGCCGGTTACAGCCGGTCGGAGATTGCCCGCAGCCTCGGCATCCGCTACCAGCATGTCCGCAACGTGCTGGTGCAGTCGGGCTATATGGAAACCCAGTTGAGCCGACCCTTGCCGGACGAAGACGCGGCAGCCGCGGCTTCGGCGCCTGAGCAAGTCCTAGCCACGATCGGAGCGGGAGGGAGGGTGGTGATCCCGGCGGCATACCGCGCGTCCCTCGGAATCAAGGACGGCGACGCTGTGATCTTGCGGTTGGAAGGCGAAGAGCTGCGCCTCGTGAGCTACGACACCGAAACCCGTCTGATTCGCGAGATGATCGCCCGTTATGTGCCCGAGGGTGTGAGCCTGGTGGACGAGTTAATCAAAGAGCGCCGCCGTGAGGCCGCCGCCGAGGAGTCCATGTGA
- the pyrE gene encoding orotate phosphoribosyltransferase — protein MADSDRERLRRMLQERSFISGTFKLSSGQTSSYFFDGKQVVLDPVGAHLAGNAVLELIRERAPEANAVAGPTVGADPIVTAAMLLSAGTDQPLAGLFVRSERKDHGTERIIEGPLQRGMRVVIVDDAATTGGSLVHTTRCLREAGLDLEVVLAIALVDRLAGYEAAMNEIGVPAASVFTLDDFTPPEAANSPEPAETSR, from the coding sequence ATGGCCGACTCCGATCGCGAACGCCTGCGCCGGATGCTCCAGGAACGCTCCTTCATCTCGGGCACGTTCAAGCTCTCGTCCGGCCAAACCAGCTCCTACTTCTTCGACGGCAAGCAGGTCGTGCTGGACCCTGTCGGCGCGCACCTGGCCGGCAACGCCGTGCTCGAGCTGATTCGAGAGCGGGCGCCCGAGGCCAACGCCGTGGCGGGCCCCACCGTGGGCGCGGACCCCATCGTGACCGCGGCCATGCTCCTGAGCGCCGGCACCGACCAGCCGCTGGCGGGGCTGTTCGTCCGGAGCGAGCGCAAGGACCACGGCACGGAGCGCATCATCGAAGGCCCGCTCCAGCGCGGCATGCGGGTGGTCATCGTCGACGACGCCGCAACCACCGGCGGGTCGCTGGTTCACACAACCCGCTGCCTGCGCGAAGCCGGCCTGGACCTCGAAGTCGTCCTCGCCATCGCGCTCGTCGACCGCCTGGCCGGCTACGAGGCCGCCATGAACGAAATCGGCGTCCCCGCGGCAAGCGTGTTCACCCTCGACGACTTCACGCCGCCGGAGGCCGCGAACTCGCCAGAGCCCGCGGAAACCAGTCGTTAG
- a CDS encoding phytanoyl-CoA dioxygenase family protein: protein MSSSNRAQLMRDGYLVKRDVIPEDQLASLRVTFETLLDRQRAVWRRERGPDDPPGGIWDSAMQPRLSNTETFIDADTAEAVEIWVSEPIRGLAAELLDDEHAGISAMQMMCNPTFDYGPAPWHRDIHPIDMGPMQSMQDSLVEDGPNYMQWNIPLYDDSVFWIVPGSHTRINTEAENRSLLENARVPIPGGEQVELRAGDVLVYVNYLIHWGSRYMSEPTRRTLHGGHTIYPHWEDLDFTQHLSAEARGWFELWAARTARLKDDTERALRAVLDRDGDSYSKALEALRPGAGAATKLQLTIWLCKAAMHIHNLKRPDYASLPAEFRRRAEYSHGISLNWGPAFAERFTKPEADAIWQRFGALEDHLLAPGGEDYVPGYQSGPIPYSLERMHAGITVGEFIASWGHAA from the coding sequence ATGTCGTCGAGCAATCGCGCGCAGCTGATGCGCGATGGATATCTGGTCAAGCGCGACGTGATCCCAGAGGACCAGCTGGCGTCGCTGCGCGTGACCTTCGAGACGCTGCTCGATCGTCAGCGCGCGGTGTGGCGGCGCGAGCGCGGGCCCGACGACCCGCCGGGCGGCATCTGGGACAGCGCGATGCAGCCGCGGCTGAGCAATACCGAAACGTTCATCGACGCGGATACGGCCGAGGCGGTGGAGATTTGGGTCTCGGAGCCGATTCGCGGTCTGGCCGCGGAGTTGCTCGACGACGAGCACGCCGGAATCAGCGCGATGCAGATGATGTGCAACCCCACCTTTGACTACGGTCCGGCGCCGTGGCATCGCGACATTCACCCCATCGACATGGGGCCCATGCAGTCGATGCAGGACAGCCTGGTGGAAGACGGGCCCAACTACATGCAGTGGAACATTCCGCTGTACGACGACAGCGTCTTCTGGATCGTCCCCGGCAGCCACACGCGGATCAATACCGAGGCCGAGAATCGCAGCCTGTTGGAAAACGCCCGCGTGCCGATTCCCGGCGGCGAGCAGGTCGAACTGCGCGCCGGCGACGTGCTGGTCTATGTCAACTATTTGATCCACTGGGGCAGCCGCTACATGAGCGAGCCCACGCGCCGCACCCTGCACGGCGGACACACCATCTATCCGCACTGGGAGGACCTGGACTTCACGCAGCATCTCTCGGCCGAGGCGCGCGGCTGGTTCGAGCTGTGGGCCGCGCGCACGGCCAGGCTGAAGGACGACACCGAGCGCGCACTGCGGGCGGTGCTGGACCGCGACGGGGATTCCTATTCGAAGGCGCTGGAGGCGCTGCGGCCCGGCGCGGGCGCCGCCACCAAGCTGCAGCTGACGATCTGGCTCTGCAAGGCCGCCATGCACATCCACAACCTCAAGCGGCCGGACTACGCCAGCCTGCCGGCCGAGTTCCGCCGCCGCGCTGAATACAGTCACGGCATCTCGCTCAACTGGGGGCCGGCGTTTGCGGAGCGGTTCACCAAACCCGAGGCGGACGCGATTTGGCAGCGGTTCGGCGCGCTCGAGGACCATCTGCTGGCGCCGGGCGGCGAGGACTACGTGCCCGGCTACCAGTCGGGTCCGATTCCCTATTCCCTCGAGCGGATGCACGCCGGCATCACCGTCGGCGAGTTCATCGCCAGTTGGGGGCACGCGGCGTAG
- a CDS encoding AAA family ATPase produces the protein MARRAEAEKAGVYAAAQQWVDAALRSDDSLFTPGEPVWTLQNIDDIGHRFSAPDAGQGGFWYRLEQQLKDAPPRAVQLVAESFYVRLLIDDARLKSTTKRDQIKRILGWADAGIVLPDQLSQVLDVGICDPGTAFNMRVHHGLQLIVHLSQNLKQTSQDHRDSVLAGPWEFQNALLKITTSAYYNQASALLHLVYPDTFERIVSRDHKDRIVNAFADHLNKKTNDHDRDLLAIRGVLSEIYGRDFDFYDDDVWPVWDHSRQPDTSKWAPIIRWAKPFVEHPDFDRRERDYKLTIADNLKRARSAVEDKLDHWPRVLQQALRPSSITPDRSVEERVRTTAQLYREEQNRLTALGRRREAKEYASRASLLETTIAPMESRGTFRRAAGGRWQCRVWSQRLGRQIGATADTREEAQSLAHRRRAELEADTIAEGVSPDNDLVHLAVVDPFLLWSDEHPSEARTALLELWSEPKDFEEAVRGFLHRLPADVVGESGARTNLASFLAMAVDPRRYPPYREMPYATGYKLTGHPTLGEGADEAATYRHALGFLDSLIAEASARGLALRDRLDAESVLWSMFASGDWYKEVLSRDEHEAFADLLKRGRVMDPEEGVEPPPITLHDLASELLWDVSYLEEIERLLEDKHQVVFYGPPGTGKTYVAQELAEYFAGEHGSLDLVQFHPSYAYEDFIEGFRPALVDDQPGFELKDGPLKRIADRARSEPNAKHVLVIDEINRGNLAKVFGELYFLLEYRDREISLQYADEPFTLPENLWIIATMNTADRSIALVDAALRRRFFFVPFFPDEPPVEGLLRRWLLEEKPTMLWVADVVDAANQILKDLDKRDMAVGPSHFMNKKLDEEWVRRIWKHSILPYVEEQLFGQTDRIGEFELDKLRAAVQRPTAAEEEAATANGQADAAPEPADA, from the coding sequence ATGGCCAGGCGAGCCGAGGCGGAAAAAGCCGGCGTATACGCGGCTGCACAGCAGTGGGTTGACGCCGCCCTTCGTAGCGACGACTCGCTCTTTACGCCCGGTGAACCGGTCTGGACACTTCAAAACATCGATGACATTGGTCACCGATTCTCCGCTCCTGATGCCGGGCAAGGTGGATTCTGGTATCGCCTTGAACAGCAGCTCAAAGACGCACCACCGAGAGCCGTCCAATTGGTCGCTGAGTCATTTTACGTCCGTCTCCTAATCGACGACGCAAGACTCAAGAGCACCACTAAGCGAGACCAGATCAAGCGGATTCTAGGTTGGGCTGACGCAGGAATCGTTCTTCCTGACCAACTTAGTCAGGTGCTTGATGTGGGCATTTGCGATCCTGGCACAGCATTTAATATGCGTGTCCATCACGGTTTGCAACTGATAGTACATCTATCCCAAAACCTCAAGCAGACGTCACAAGATCACCGAGATAGTGTGCTTGCCGGTCCGTGGGAGTTCCAGAATGCACTGCTCAAGATCACAACCTCTGCGTATTACAATCAAGCATCGGCACTGTTGCACCTCGTATATCCAGATACATTCGAGCGCATCGTCTCAAGAGACCACAAGGATCGAATCGTAAATGCCTTCGCCGATCACCTGAACAAGAAAACCAACGATCACGACCGCGATTTGCTTGCGATCCGCGGGGTGCTATCGGAGATCTATGGACGAGATTTCGACTTCTACGACGATGACGTTTGGCCTGTGTGGGATCACAGTCGTCAACCTGACACATCAAAGTGGGCACCAATCATTCGCTGGGCTAAGCCATTCGTCGAGCATCCTGACTTCGACCGACGAGAGCGCGACTACAAGCTCACAATTGCAGACAATCTTAAGAGAGCTCGATCAGCAGTTGAAGACAAATTGGATCATTGGCCGCGTGTGCTGCAACAGGCATTGCGACCTTCCAGCATCACCCCTGATCGGTCAGTCGAGGAACGGGTGCGCACAACAGCACAGCTCTATCGTGAAGAACAGAATCGCCTCACAGCGCTTGGACGGCGTCGAGAGGCCAAAGAATATGCCAGCCGAGCCAGTTTGCTTGAGACTACGATCGCTCCAATGGAATCGAGAGGCACGTTCCGGCGGGCGGCAGGCGGGCGCTGGCAATGCCGTGTGTGGTCACAGCGGCTGGGGCGGCAGATTGGCGCGACGGCCGATACACGCGAAGAGGCGCAAAGCCTAGCCCACAGACGCCGAGCGGAGCTTGAAGCCGACACAATTGCGGAGGGTGTATCTCCTGACAATGACCTGGTCCACCTTGCAGTAGTTGACCCCTTTCTCTTGTGGAGCGACGAACATCCGTCAGAGGCAAGAACCGCGCTGCTCGAGCTCTGGAGCGAGCCGAAAGATTTTGAAGAAGCAGTGCGCGGCTTTCTCCATCGTCTTCCGGCAGATGTTGTTGGTGAATCCGGTGCGAGGACAAATCTTGCCTCATTCTTGGCAATGGCCGTCGATCCCCGCCGCTACCCTCCATACCGAGAAATGCCGTACGCCACTGGATACAAGCTGACCGGGCATCCAACGTTGGGCGAAGGTGCCGATGAAGCCGCTACTTACCGCCACGCTCTGGGGTTCTTGGATAGCCTCATCGCGGAAGCATCGGCTCGCGGACTCGCGCTCCGGGATCGGCTGGACGCGGAGTCTGTGCTCTGGTCAATGTTTGCTTCAGGTGACTGGTACAAGGAAGTCCTTTCCAGAGATGAGCACGAAGCCTTCGCCGACCTTCTGAAGCGGGGTCGCGTGATGGATCCTGAGGAAGGAGTTGAGCCGCCGCCCATAACTCTTCACGACCTCGCTAGCGAGTTGCTCTGGGACGTCAGCTACCTCGAAGAAATCGAGCGGTTGCTGGAGGACAAGCACCAAGTGGTCTTCTACGGCCCGCCGGGTACGGGCAAGACCTACGTGGCGCAAGAGCTCGCGGAGTATTTCGCCGGCGAGCACGGCTCACTCGATCTGGTGCAGTTCCACCCGTCCTACGCCTATGAGGATTTCATCGAAGGCTTTCGCCCGGCCCTAGTCGACGACCAGCCGGGCTTCGAGCTCAAAGACGGACCTTTGAAGCGGATCGCTGACCGCGCGCGAAGCGAGCCGAACGCGAAGCACGTGTTGGTGATCGACGAGATCAATCGCGGCAATCTCGCCAAGGTCTTCGGCGAGCTGTATTTCCTGCTTGAGTACCGCGACCGTGAGATTTCGCTCCAATACGCCGATGAGCCGTTCACGCTGCCCGAGAACCTGTGGATCATCGCGACGATGAACACGGCCGACCGCTCGATCGCGCTGGTGGACGCGGCGCTGCGGCGGCGCTTCTTCTTCGTGCCGTTCTTTCCCGACGAGCCGCCAGTGGAGGGCCTCCTTCGCCGCTGGCTCTTGGAAGAAAAGCCCACAATGCTCTGGGTCGCCGACGTAGTGGACGCGGCAAACCAGATTCTCAAGGACTTGGACAAGCGGGACATGGCCGTCGGTCCCAGCCACTTCATGAACAAGAAGCTAGACGAGGAGTGGGTGAGACGAATCTGGAAGCACTCAATCCTGCCCTACGTCGAGGAACAGCTCTTTGGGCAAACCGATCGCATCGGGGAGTTCGAGCTCGACAAGCTCCGCGCCGCAGTTCAACGGCCGACTGCCGCCGAGGAAGAAGCGGCTACTGCCAACGGGCAAGCCGATGCAGCGCCTGAGCCTGCCGACGCCTAG
- a CDS encoding DedA family protein, with the protein MGEGFDAFREALSAFLGVSQYLGLALYVGIEEVGIPFPVPADTLLVLMGYQISRGEAHPLLVLLVTVGSATLGASIQYWLGRYFGTRLINRLRGIFRLSHERQERIEVWLRRYQFWAVILLRLVPGFRVILTLVCGVSRVDFRLFVPSVAISATIWACIFVGLGWALGDEYELLVEAIEENVSIGVSLAVVAGVVLLAFAIFRLRRRIFRRRESAR; encoded by the coding sequence ATGGGTGAAGGGTTCGATGCCTTCCGCGAGGCCCTGTCGGCCTTTCTGGGTGTCAGCCAGTACCTGGGCTTAGCCCTGTATGTGGGCATCGAAGAGGTCGGCATTCCCTTTCCAGTGCCGGCCGATACCTTGCTGGTGCTCATGGGCTATCAGATATCCCGCGGCGAGGCGCACCCGCTGCTCGTGCTGCTGGTCACCGTCGGATCGGCCACCCTCGGGGCGTCCATTCAATACTGGCTCGGACGATATTTCGGCACTCGGCTCATCAACCGGCTGCGGGGCATCTTTCGCCTCAGCCACGAACGCCAGGAGCGAATCGAGGTCTGGCTCCGCCGTTACCAGTTCTGGGCGGTGATCTTGCTTCGCCTGGTCCCGGGATTCCGCGTCATTTTGACGCTGGTGTGCGGCGTGTCGCGCGTTGACTTTCGGCTGTTCGTGCCGTCGGTGGCCATCTCAGCCACCATCTGGGCCTGCATATTCGTGGGCCTCGGATGGGCGCTCGGCGATGAATACGAGCTTCTGGTCGAGGCCATCGAGGAGAACGTGAGCATTGGGGTCAGCCTCGCGGTAGTCGCCGGCGTTGTGCTCTTGGCTTTCGCGATCTTCCGACTCCGGCGGCGCATCTTCCGCCGCCGCGAATCTGCTCGCTAG
- a CDS encoding methylenetetrahydrofolate reductase C-terminal domain-containing protein, producing MSITSTVIKRAVRQAPTEALTLVERAVKRPLFGCQMCGHCILQDTAFICPMACPKGLRDGPCGGTDMHGMCETDPSMPCVWLRIYERAERLGRVDRLMKLQDDLDWRGQGTSSWISLVKRAADRMHPAAREKS from the coding sequence ATGTCAATCACGTCAACGGTCATCAAGCGCGCCGTCCGCCAAGCTCCGACGGAGGCGTTGACGCTCGTCGAGCGCGCGGTCAAGCGGCCGCTATTCGGCTGCCAGATGTGCGGGCACTGCATCCTGCAGGACACGGCCTTCATCTGTCCGATGGCTTGCCCGAAGGGGCTGCGCGACGGGCCATGCGGCGGGACCGACATGCACGGCATGTGCGAAACCGATCCCTCGATGCCCTGCGTGTGGCTGCGGATTTATGAACGCGCGGAGCGCCTGGGGCGCGTCGACCGGCTGATGAAGCTGCAGGACGATTTGGACTGGCGCGGCCAGGGCACGTCGTCGTGGATCAGCCTCGTGAAGCGGGCCGCCGATCGCATGCATCCGGCGGCGCGGGAGAAGTCCTAG
- a CDS encoding putative DNA binding domain-containing protein, whose product MTMPYSDDLIRRQLRLGEDNGWEFKEVDFSSARRIRQRRDDWADEIAAFANARGGVLLLGVTDGGEVPGMSRERLDELERLVGDICRDSITPAIRVEAYRRELDQRSFLLVSVPEGHSQHDSPGGSYVRVGSSKLPMTPDERMRLAQRRGQARYAGVDKQTVAATGFATLDERLWKPLLSAESLAAPEVGLEKLALLGTDVHGATRATVAGVLLCTENPAQFLPNAVITAVRYRGTDRASGQIDAQEISGPINRQITQALAFATRNMRVGARKAPAREDLPEYSARALFEGLVNAVVHRDYSIRGSRIRLSIFADRLELRSPGALPNNLTIESMGERQSTRNEVLTSVLGRMDASGVEGAGGRQYFMERRGDGVPIIRRETKALTGKEPTFRLIDDAELCLTLPAAELDSGPATVTITVRRDSRPLAGADVLALFPNKTWKRTSTDSHGEARLELHSTHLPMTVFAAADGSVAYVEREWVPAERALAIELTPLPGGGSVVFAEETGCVPGLVGRLNPILDTSNRTYLYASNIAINGGRQQPVSFVPGVEDLHLMDANGNDLLVRVAAIVGRSSLLEYRPIEVKPG is encoded by the coding sequence ATGACGATGCCGTACAGCGACGACCTGATCCGGCGCCAATTGCGCTTGGGTGAGGACAACGGGTGGGAGTTCAAGGAGGTCGACTTCAGTAGCGCCCGACGGATCCGACAGCGGCGGGACGACTGGGCCGATGAGATTGCCGCATTCGCAAATGCCCGTGGCGGTGTGCTCCTGCTCGGCGTCACCGATGGCGGTGAGGTTCCGGGAATGTCCCGCGAGCGTCTGGACGAATTGGAACGACTCGTAGGAGACATTTGCAGGGATTCCATAACGCCGGCGATCCGAGTCGAGGCCTACCGTCGCGAGCTGGATCAGCGGTCGTTCCTGCTGGTCTCGGTTCCCGAGGGCCATTCCCAGCACGACAGCCCCGGCGGGAGCTATGTGCGCGTTGGCAGTTCGAAGCTCCCAATGACGCCCGACGAACGGATGCGTCTCGCGCAACGGCGAGGCCAAGCCCGCTACGCCGGCGTCGACAAGCAGACGGTTGCCGCCACCGGGTTTGCCACGCTTGATGAGCGGCTGTGGAAACCATTGCTCAGTGCCGAGAGCTTGGCTGCTCCGGAGGTGGGACTGGAGAAGCTCGCGCTGCTTGGCACAGACGTGCATGGCGCTACCCGGGCCACGGTAGCCGGTGTGCTGCTCTGCACCGAGAACCCTGCACAGTTTCTCCCAAACGCCGTCATCACGGCCGTGCGTTACCGAGGCACAGACCGCGCATCTGGGCAGATCGACGCGCAGGAGATCAGCGGGCCGATCAACCGCCAGATCACGCAGGCACTCGCATTCGCTACACGCAACATGCGCGTCGGTGCGCGCAAGGCTCCCGCCCGTGAAGACTTGCCCGAATACAGCGCCCGTGCGCTGTTCGAGGGCTTAGTGAACGCGGTCGTGCACCGCGACTATTCGATCAGAGGGAGCCGAATCCGGCTGTCGATCTTCGCCGACCGCCTCGAACTCCGCTCTCCAGGCGCTCTCCCAAACAACCTGACGATCGAGAGCATGGGCGAACGGCAATCGACCCGAAACGAGGTGCTGACGTCGGTGCTCGGCAGAATGGACGCCAGCGGAGTCGAAGGCGCGGGAGGCAGGCAGTATTTCATGGAACGGCGCGGCGACGGCGTCCCTATCATTCGCCGCGAGACGAAGGCACTCACCGGGAAAGAACCGACGTTCCGGCTGATTGACGACGCGGAACTCTGCCTCACGTTACCGGCTGCCGAGCTTGACTCCGGACCTGCGACCGTCACGATCACGGTGCGCCGGGACAGTCGACCGCTCGCAGGCGCGGACGTGCTGGCGCTGTTTCCAAACAAGACATGGAAGCGAACGTCCACGGACAGCCACGGCGAAGCGCGCCTCGAACTGCATTCAACTCATCTGCCTATGACAGTGTTCGCGGCCGCCGACGGTTCCGTCGCATACGTCGAGCGGGAATGGGTCCCGGCGGAACGAGCGCTCGCCATTGAACTAACCCCGCTGCCTGGCGGCGGTTCGGTCGTGTTCGCTGAAGAGACAGGTTGCGTCCCCGGACTTGTGGGCCGCCTGAATCCAATCCTCGATACGAGCAACAGAACGTATCTCTACGCATCCAACATCGCCATAAACGGAGGGCGCCAACAGCCGGTCTCGTTCGTCCCAGGCGTGGAAGACCTGCACTTGATGGACGCCAACGGCAACGATTTGCTCGTGCGCGTGGCAGCGATTGTCGGACGGTCATCGCTCCTCGAGTACCGCCCGATCGAGGTGAAGCCGGGGTAG
- a CDS encoding type II toxin-antitoxin system VapC family toxin, whose amino-acid sequence MSRAVLDASAMVAFIRGEPGDEIVNGYVGDALASAVNVAETAARLVDLGLSLTEVERSIAHLFLDIVPFDEEQALATAATRRTTRHRGLSLGDRACLELAARRRLPAVTADRAWAELDVDVEVRLIRGA is encoded by the coding sequence GTGAGCCGCGCCGTGCTGGATGCGTCGGCGATGGTGGCCTTCATACGCGGCGAACCGGGCGATGAAATCGTGAACGGATATGTGGGCGACGCGCTGGCCTCGGCGGTGAACGTCGCCGAGACCGCCGCCCGGCTCGTCGATCTTGGCCTTTCGCTCACCGAAGTCGAACGCTCCATCGCCCACCTGTTCTTGGACATCGTCCCTTTCGACGAGGAACAGGCCCTTGCCACCGCCGCCACCCGCCGCACCACTCGCCACCGCGGGCTCTCGCTTGGCGACCGGGCCTGTCTGGAATTGGCGGCGCGCCGGCGGCTGCCGGCGGTGACGGCGGATCGGGCTTGGGCGGAGCTCGACGTGGATGTCGAGGTGCGGCTGATTCGCGGGGCATAG
- a CDS encoding LysM peptidoglycan-binding domain-containing protein produces MTDARRELIFGALGLAILAVVAVVLVTQASDSFPGTGGESPSDETSPGVTVPPLPSPTPTPTRVPTPTPTPLPQTYTVQSGDTLALIAERFNVTIEDLAAKNGILDPNNIFAGQKLELPQPDERVTPAAPTGSDDEVYVVKAGDTLFAIAQELGVTVEDLADINEIADPSQLFVGRPLRIPERQITPPTPRPSP; encoded by the coding sequence GTGACCGATGCACGCCGTGAATTGATCTTCGGAGCGCTCGGTCTCGCCATTCTCGCGGTCGTGGCCGTGGTCCTGGTCACACAGGCTTCCGATAGCTTCCCCGGAACGGGCGGCGAGTCGCCTTCAGACGAAACTTCCCCTGGGGTGACGGTGCCGCCGCTGCCTTCGCCGACGCCCACGCCCACCCGTGTCCCAACCCCCACGCCCACGCCCCTGCCGCAGACCTACACCGTGCAAAGCGGGGACACGCTGGCGCTGATCGCCGAGCGTTTCAACGTCACGATCGAGGATCTGGCCGCGAAGAACGGGATTCTGGATCCGAACAACATCTTCGCGGGGCAGAAGCTCGAGCTTCCCCAGCCGGACGAGCGGGTGACGCCCGCGGCGCCAACGGGATCCGACGACGAGGTCTACGTCGTGAAGGCCGGCGACACGCTGTTCGCCATTGCGCAGGAGCTGGGGGTGACCGTGGAAGACCTGGCTGATATCAACGAGATCGCCGACCCGTCGCAGCTCTTCGTCGGCCGGCCGCTCAGGATCCCCGAGCGCCAGATCACGCCCCCCACACCCCGTCCATCGCCCTAG
- a CDS encoding glycosyltransferase family 2 protein: MPTLTLVIPAYNEARRLGDTLDTMAAYLSQAGIDANVIVVDDGSADATADVALSHAVSDRPVDVITLPGQRGKGAAVRAGMLAADADVIGFVDADLSTPLDELPRALEAFDRGYDVVIGSRAMPRSRTLRAQTAARRVGARMFRAITPTIAGLRGFPDSQCGFKFFRREAAKDLFGGTLIERWVFDVEVLRLAVHRGYRVAQIPVAWRDHPGSRLRPTLVAFGVLRDLVRIRIRFTLGRYGAAGRAA; encoded by the coding sequence ATGCCCACGCTGACCCTCGTCATCCCGGCGTACAACGAGGCGCGGCGCCTGGGCGACACCCTCGACACGATGGCGGCTTACCTGTCGCAGGCCGGAATCGACGCCAACGTCATCGTGGTGGATGACGGCAGCGCCGACGCCACCGCCGACGTCGCCCTGAGCCACGCGGTGTCAGACCGCCCCGTGGATGTCATCACTCTTCCGGGACAGCGGGGCAAGGGTGCGGCCGTGCGTGCGGGGATGCTGGCCGCAGACGCGGACGTCATCGGTTTCGTGGATGCGGACCTGTCAACCCCGCTCGATGAACTGCCCCGGGCGCTGGAAGCCTTCGACCGCGGCTACGACGTCGTCATCGGTTCGCGCGCGATGCCTCGCAGTCGCACCCTCCGCGCCCAGACCGCGGCCCGGCGGGTCGGCGCCCGGATGTTTCGCGCCATTACGCCGACGATCGCCGGGCTGCGCGGATTCCCCGATAGTCAGTGCGGATTCAAGTTCTTTCGTCGGGAAGCGGCCAAGGATCTGTTCGGCGGCACGCTGATCGAGCGCTGGGTGTTCGATGTCGAGGTGCTGCGGCTCGCCGTGCACCGCGGCTACCGCGTGGCGCAGATCCCCGTCGCCTGGCGGGACCATCCCGGATCGCGTCTCCGGCCCACGCTCGTTGCCTTCGGTGTCCTGCGGGACCTGGTGCGCATTCGGATCCGGTTTACCCTCGGCAGGTATGGAGCGGCCGGACGCGCCGCCTAG
- a CDS encoding sugar phosphate nucleotidyltransferase: MQALILAAGWATRMGDLARATPKHLLPIGTRCSLDFVVERLAAVDDMQQVHVITHDVFFPQFVDWAAAHDLAPRLTLHNDQTTTEATKLGSIGDIKYFLDTAHPDDDLIIVLGDNVFDFDLRPLAARAVSDIVVGLYDVESLELATRYGIVELDDDDRIVSFVEKPEAPRSTLAATGIYGFPRANLADFDAYLADGGSTDKFGSVMEWLHTRRRVIGQAFHGRWFDIGSPDEYERVNREFGGEAV, translated from the coding sequence ATGCAAGCGTTGATCCTCGCCGCCGGCTGGGCCACGCGCATGGGCGATCTCGCCCGCGCCACGCCCAAGCACTTGTTGCCCATCGGCACGCGCTGCAGCTTGGATTTCGTGGTCGAGCGACTGGCCGCCGTCGACGACATGCAGCAGGTCCACGTCATTACCCACGATGTCTTTTTCCCCCAGTTCGTCGACTGGGCCGCGGCGCACGACCTGGCCCCGCGCCTGACGCTGCACAACGATCAGACCACCACCGAAGCGACCAAGCTGGGCTCCATCGGCGACATCAAATACTTCCTGGACACCGCGCACCCCGACGACGATCTCATCATCGTGCTGGGCGACAACGTGTTCGACTTCGACCTGCGGCCGCTGGCGGCGCGAGCCGTCAGCGACATCGTGGTGGGGCTGTACGACGTCGAGTCGTTGGAATTGGCGACGCGCTACGGCATCGTCGAACTGGACGACGATGATCGGATCGTCTCGTTCGTCGAAAAGCCGGAGGCGCCGCGTTCGACGCTTGCCGCGACCGGCATCTACGGCTTCCCGCGCGCCAACCTGGCCGACTTCGACGCCTACCTGGCCGACGGCGGCAGCACCGACAAGTTCGGGTCGGTCATGGAGTGGCTCCACACCCGGCGCCGGGTGATCGGCCAGGCGTTTCACGGGCGCTGGTTCGACATCGGCAGCCCCGACGAGTACGAGCGCGTCAATCGCGAATTCGGAGGTGAAGCGGTCTGA